Proteins encoded by one window of Spirochaetota bacterium:
- a CDS encoding DMT family transporter, giving the protein MYRYKGIIFLLLSSFFFTTSTLFAKLVTTLSEIQAVEITFCRFFLGFITVLIYMVTQKRSLRPKRISYVLLRSILNLIAVILFFAGVQFTTITNANMLNMTYPIFVYLYAPFINREKNSVIYLLYVTITMIGAYLIINPTIEDLLLGDILALLSGVTAGAAISILREARKYDSSFIILFYLMTIGTITNYFIMLPYFIAPKGIVILYLFLSASSGVLGQIFITIGYRYIDAASGSLISSSRILFAVIMGVCMFSDPLSPKIIIGAILIIISLIGVSGRWQRIRQKTPSSMM; this is encoded by the coding sequence ATGTATAGGTATAAAGGAATTATTTTTCTCTTATTGTCTTCATTTTTTTTTACCACATCTACATTGTTTGCAAAGTTGGTAACCACTTTATCCGAAATCCAGGCAGTTGAAATAACCTTTTGTCGATTCTTCCTCGGTTTTATAACAGTGTTAATATATATGGTCACACAAAAACGATCATTACGACCAAAGAGGATATCATATGTATTATTGAGATCAATATTAAATCTAATAGCGGTTATTCTATTCTTCGCTGGTGTTCAATTTACTACTATTACAAATGCAAACATGCTTAATATGACCTATCCTATATTTGTATATCTTTATGCGCCATTTATTAATAGAGAAAAAAATAGTGTGATATATTTATTATACGTAACAATAACAATGATTGGCGCATATTTAATAATTAATCCCACTATTGAAGACCTATTATTGGGTGATATACTCGCTTTGCTTTCAGGTGTTACTGCTGGTGCAGCTATTTCTATTTTACGTGAGGCAAGAAAATATGACAGCTCTTTTATTATATTATTCTATTTAATGACAATAGGAACTATAACGAATTATTTTATTATGCTGCCCTATTTCATTGCTCCTAAGGGTATCGTTATCTTATATCTCTTTCTTTCAGCCTCCTCGGGAGTATTAGGACAAATATTTATAACCATAGGTTATAGGTATATAGATGCTGCATCTGGATCGCTGATTTCATCAAGCAGAATATTGTTTGCTGTAATAATGGGTGTATGCATGTTTTCCGATCCACTGTCACCAAAAATTATTATAGGCGCTATATTAATAATAATATCACTAATCGGAGTGAGCGGAAGATGGCAAAGGATTAGACAAAAAACGCCGTCATCAATGATGTAA
- a CDS encoding HD domain-containing protein, with translation MRCPGQDSRYWKSEAIFDVKCPQCGSSEEFFKDETTRLCKKCGHKIINNRLDFGCASYCKFADQCLGEIPSELLAHRKELLKDRVVIEMKRFFKRDFKRIGHASKVARYTEEIVAKEGGDLAVALIAAYLHDVGITIAEQKYGNRAFDFHEEEGEIIAREMLSNLVADQSLIDEVCDIVGHHHHPREHDTINFRSVYDADTIVKIEEEQKDAENGTAKLEGIIQRDISTKGGRELAKRILLT, from the coding sequence ATGAGATGCCCAGGACAGGACAGCAGATACTGGAAATCAGAGGCAATCTTTGACGTTAAGTGTCCTCAATGTGGGAGTAGTGAAGAGTTTTTTAAGGATGAAACTACGCGTCTCTGCAAAAAATGTGGACATAAGATCATCAATAACAGATTGGACTTTGGTTGTGCATCTTATTGCAAATTTGCAGATCAATGCTTAGGTGAAATTCCTTCAGAACTCCTGGCTCACAGAAAAGAATTATTAAAGGATAGAGTGGTCATTGAGATGAAACGCTTTTTTAAACGAGATTTTAAGAGAATCGGTCATGCTTCCAAGGTTGCCAGATATACTGAAGAGATTGTCGCTAAGGAAGGTGGTGATTTGGCGGTTGCATTAATCGCTGCTTATCTTCATGATGTTGGAATAACAATTGCAGAGCAGAAGTATGGCAATAGGGCTTTTGACTTTCATGAAGAGGAAGGCGAGATTATTGCTCGGGAGATGCTATCCAACTTAGTTGCTGATCAGAGCCTGATTGATGAAGTCTGTGATATAGTAGGACATCATCATCATCCTCGAGAGCATGATACAATAAACTTCAGGTCAGTATATGACGCTGATACAATCGTGAAGATCGAGGAAGAACAAAAGGATGCAGAGAATGGGACCGCAAAATTGGAAGGTATCATCCAAAGGGATATTTCCACAAAGGGTGGTCGTGAATTAGCTAAAAGGATTTTGTTAACATAA
- a CDS encoding VWA domain-containing protein, whose translation MLYRIIISVMFIFLSYQASSAYSVRISQIDASTLLLNQNIKIYVSVTDEFGEPVKQLQRDAFSILESSNGRDYATIPSISGFETMANYELGINFLLMIDNSGSMYRDLNGKKTKYDSAKRISHAKKAAISFLASITNPKDKVGLVSYNSYYTAHADLTNDKIKIEGYLDEINKPSSDEAYTEIYASLYSAVDEFRTTKGRKAIIILSDGANQPYYKYTRREHKVFGNKIYKYTEPTKYCQEEGISVFAIYFGKEKEKKDKNLHKIAIQTGGAVFDAQNQKELSEVYSKIVNQILNEYLITYSATMEPTDKKYVKVLYTDDSNKNSSSRFYFSSTVFGIPLNYFTPLLLIPLILSIFLVWLLSRLDFEKKKADPSLEVISSSTARATTKFLKLGGGKTIIGDDQAADMTIVGGATKIREKHATILFDDKKKKYTIVSEGDLMVNNKSIKKKELESGDVINVGGTTIVFDDGEVE comes from the coding sequence ATGTTATACAGAATCATTATTTCAGTTATGTTTATCTTTCTCTCTTATCAGGCTTCATCTGCATATTCAGTGCGTATTTCACAGATTGATGCTTCCACATTGTTGCTTAATCAAAACATTAAGATTTATGTTAGTGTAACCGATGAGTTTGGAGAGCCTGTAAAACAATTACAACGAGATGCATTTTCAATCCTTGAGTCCTCCAATGGGAGGGATTATGCTACAATTCCCAGTATATCAGGTTTTGAGACAATGGCTAATTATGAGTTAGGTATCAATTTTTTATTGATGATAGATAATTCAGGGAGTATGTATAGAGATTTAAATGGCAAGAAGACCAAATACGATAGTGCGAAGAGGATATCTCATGCAAAGAAGGCTGCAATCTCCTTTCTGGCCAGCATTACAAATCCCAAGGATAAGGTTGGATTAGTTTCCTATAATTCCTATTATACAGCACATGCTGATTTAACAAATGATAAGATAAAGATTGAGGGATATCTTGATGAAATAAACAAACCTAGCAGTGATGAGGCATATACAGAGATATATGCTAGCCTGTATTCAGCGGTTGACGAGTTTCGCACGACAAAGGGTAGAAAAGCAATAATTATATTGTCTGATGGTGCGAATCAGCCCTACTATAAGTATACTAGAAGGGAGCATAAGGTCTTTGGCAATAAGATATATAAGTATACAGAACCTACAAAGTATTGTCAGGAGGAGGGAATCTCTGTATTTGCAATCTATTTCGGCAAGGAGAAGGAGAAGAAGGATAAAAATTTACATAAAATTGCTATCCAAACAGGAGGGGCTGTTTTTGATGCTCAAAATCAGAAAGAACTCAGTGAGGTGTATTCTAAAATAGTAAATCAAATCTTGAACGAATATTTAATTACCTATTCCGCGACAATGGAGCCAACTGATAAAAAATATGTTAAGGTTCTTTATACAGATGATTCAAACAAGAATTCTTCATCACGATTTTATTTTTCCAGTACTGTTTTTGGTATTCCCTTAAATTATTTTACCCCCTTATTACTCATTCCCTTAATACTCTCTATTTTTTTGGTATGGCTTCTATCGAGATTGGATTTTGAAAAGAAGAAGGCTGATCCTTCATTGGAGGTTATAAGTTCAAGTACTGCAAGGGCTACAACCAAGTTTTTAAAATTGGGAGGAGGGAAGACAATTATTGGTGATGATCAGGCTGCTGATATGACCATTGTTGGAGGCGCGACAAAAATAAGAGAAAAACATGCCACTATCTTATTTGATGATAAAAAGAAAAAATATACCATAGTGAGTGAAGGGGACTTAATGGTAAATAATAAATCCATTAAAAAAAAGGAATTAGAATCAGGAGATGTGATAAATGTTGGTGGAACTACAATTGTGTTCGATGATGGAGAAGTAGAATAG
- a CDS encoding pyruvate formate lyase family protein, with product MEDSTLKKKGTTEKDIEELEKSREWWWVAEKKRSKRLDYLRKAVWKKGAIGGVYTPGLKIDLEKPILYTEAWKENEDDPLMIRRAKALTKVMNNITIFITDHAQLVGYQGSLPHTQLWWQEMASMFNEQYYNTQGSIPEPVDESLRIMADINNYWAGKAELDQVIKILPPEDAVKCFSGAVMWGIPITSTYSTKDYEYVMTGKRGFEDIYNDIQKKIEDAEEELSDIPGPDIIPLYDKLPNWEGMQISLEACINYAKRYARLARIIAENFETDPKRKDELMRIAETCERVPAKPPRTLQESFQFDLFMNLGCRFECADSGAWPARPDYYHGPYYDKDVNIDKRITEEEALDLIGEFMIRAHETGAIAPSLAQEGIQGIPGTYVWTIGGVKADGSDACNDLTIAFMKAARLVRVSNPTFGFRWHPQVKDEVMREVFECIRQGLGYPSIRNDPILISNTMHWYSHPLEEARLWLHQACMSPCPPTKHGCQPMRMASTTLNTAKMIEYALHNGYDNVLEMQMGPKTGDARNFTSFDQLFEAWEKQLEWMMNIAVRVINIGRAKSPEYFGRPMLSAVYERSVESGLDALSPEGERGNAWVTFFTWVENADSLAAIKKLVFDDKKYTMIEVIDALENNWEGKEDMRLDFVKNGPKWGNDDEYVDEIMIRCVRKAASHSWKVRCPSGNPWPALPENVSGNIHFSNMVHALPNGRRQGDALYDGGISPGPGLDKKGPTAVLKSCGKINHISDGRSFLLNQRLSPTQLSGEKGYQLWKAYMKTWSDLGLDHVQFNMVDDATLRAAQKDPEQYQEVIVRVAGYSAHFVDISRKTQDNIIQRTIHGLG from the coding sequence ATGGAAGATTCAACATTAAAGAAAAAGGGAACAACAGAAAAAGATATTGAGGAGCTAGAAAAAAGTAGGGAATGGTGGTGGGTGGCTGAGAAGAAGAGATCAAAGAGACTGGATTATCTGAGAAAAGCCGTTTGGAAGAAGGGCGCTATTGGTGGGGTTTATACGCCAGGCTTAAAGATAGATCTTGAGAAACCAATTCTATATACTGAGGCTTGGAAGGAGAATGAAGATGATCCTCTTATGATTAGGAGGGCAAAGGCGCTAACAAAGGTGATGAATAACATAACAATTTTCATTACTGATCATGCTCAACTAGTGGGTTATCAGGGTAGCCTTCCGCATACTCAGCTTTGGTGGCAAGAGATGGCTAGCATGTTTAACGAGCAGTATTATAATACACAGGGATCTATTCCAGAACCAGTTGATGAATCCTTGAGAATTATGGCTGATATTAACAATTATTGGGCAGGCAAGGCTGAACTAGATCAAGTTATAAAGATTCTACCTCCTGAAGATGCGGTTAAATGTTTTAGTGGGGCTGTAATGTGGGGTATTCCTATTACAAGCACTTATTCGACAAAAGATTATGAATATGTAATGACAGGGAAGAGGGGATTTGAGGATATCTATAATGATATTCAGAAAAAAATAGAAGATGCTGAGGAAGAACTTTCAGATATTCCTGGTCCTGATATCATTCCACTATATGATAAATTGCCTAATTGGGAAGGGATGCAAATTTCCTTGGAGGCATGCATCAATTATGCAAAACGCTACGCAAGGTTAGCAAGGATAATAGCTGAGAACTTCGAGACTGATCCTAAACGCAAGGATGAATTGATGAGGATTGCAGAAACCTGTGAACGAGTGCCGGCGAAACCACCAAGAACACTTCAGGAATCGTTTCAGTTCGATCTCTTTATGAATTTGGGTTGCAGATTCGAGTGTGCAGATAGTGGGGCATGGCCAGCGCGTCCTGATTATTATCATGGGCCATACTATGATAAGGATGTGAATATTGATAAGCGTATCACAGAAGAGGAGGCGCTTGATCTAATAGGCGAGTTTATGATTCGTGCCCACGAAACTGGCGCTATTGCACCAAGCCTAGCCCAGGAGGGCATACAGGGAATTCCGGGTACATATGTATGGACCATTGGTGGTGTGAAAGCTGATGGAAGTGATGCGTGTAACGATTTAACCATTGCCTTTATGAAAGCGGCAAGGCTGGTGCGCGTATCCAATCCTACCTTTGGCTTCAGATGGCATCCACAGGTCAAGGATGAGGTGATGAGGGAGGTTTTTGAATGCATTAGACAAGGATTGGGTTATCCTAGTATTCGTAACGATCCTATATTGATATCAAACACAATGCATTGGTATAGCCATCCCCTTGAGGAGGCGAGACTTTGGCTGCATCAGGCATGCATGTCACCATGCCCTCCAACGAAACATGGTTGTCAACCCATGCGGATGGCTTCAACAACCCTTAATACAGCGAAGATGATAGAATATGCACTTCATAATGGATATGATAACGTTCTTGAGATGCAAATGGGTCCCAAAACAGGGGATGCACGTAACTTTACCAGCTTTGATCAGCTCTTTGAGGCTTGGGAAAAGCAATTGGAGTGGATGATGAACATTGCAGTTAGGGTGATTAATATTGGAAGGGCCAAAAGCCCTGAATATTTTGGTCGTCCTATGCTATCTGCTGTATATGAAAGATCTGTTGAAAGCGGACTCGATGCCCTTAGTCCTGAAGGGGAAAGAGGAAATGCTTGGGTAACCTTTTTTACATGGGTGGAGAATGCTGATAGCTTGGCAGCTATAAAAAAACTCGTTTTTGATGATAAAAAATATACGATGATAGAAGTGATAGACGCCCTTGAAAACAACTGGGAAGGCAAAGAGGATATGCGACTTGATTTTGTTAAGAATGGCCCCAAATGGGGTAATGATGATGAGTATGTGGATGAGATAATGATTCGATGCGTTAGAAAAGCAGCAAGTCATTCCTGGAAGGTTCGATGTCCATCAGGAAATCCTTGGCCAGCGCTGCCTGAGAATGTGAGTGGTAATATTCACTTCTCCAATATGGTTCATGCGCTACCTAATGGCAGAAGACAGGGTGATGCCCTTTATGATGGAGGGATATCTCCAGGGCCTGGTCTAGATAAAAAAGGGCCCACAGCAGTTCTTAAATCCTGTGGAAAGATAAATCATATTAGTGACGGCAGATCCTTTCTCCTGAATCAACGGTTATCACCAACTCAACTCTCTGGCGAGAAGGGTTATCAATTGTGGAAGGCCTATATGAAAACATGGTCTGATCTTGGCCTTGATCATGTGCAGTTTAATATGGTAGATGATGCAACATTGAGGGCAGCGCAGAAAGATCCAGAGCAGTATCAGGAGGTAATCGTACGTGTGGCTGGATATAGTGCCCACTTCGTTGACATAAGCCGCAAGACACAGGATAATATTATTCAAAGGACAATTCATGGTTTAGGGTAG
- a CDS encoding metallophosphoesterase: protein MKITRKKFIKKMGLTIANSLLTGLSFPNCFIDMEYSPFQTNVTHSNLNQLNLMMIKQIEQSKGFNQPFNIALFSDTHHYFQETEKVVHLINARDDLDFAIIIGDITDIGLLTEFEWSYDIIKRLNIPYMMAIGNHDCLSKGIDIYEKMFGSLNYTFNYMGVEFIFFNNNNWESGYPDYNWLSTTSSQIKADKKVLFSHINNSNDAYNRFTVAEINRFNEIVHEHFSLVIHGHAHVNSSYVLIDGIPRYEIGSPGYGHYMIASYDGDSFEVERCRF from the coding sequence ATGAAAATTACTAGAAAAAAATTTATAAAAAAAATGGGATTAACCATTGCTAATTCCCTATTAACCGGACTATCCTTTCCAAACTGCTTTATTGATATGGAATATTCTCCTTTTCAAACAAATGTCACCCATTCGAATCTAAACCAATTAAACTTAATGATGATAAAACAAATTGAACAATCAAAAGGATTTAATCAGCCCTTCAATATAGCTCTGTTTTCTGATACTCATCACTACTTTCAAGAAACAGAAAAGGTAGTCCATCTAATCAATGCACGCGATGATCTTGATTTTGCAATTATCATCGGAGATATAACCGATATCGGCCTGTTAACCGAATTTGAATGGAGCTATGATATAATTAAAAGATTGAACATCCCCTATATGATGGCTATCGGAAACCATGATTGCCTTAGTAAAGGGATAGATATATATGAAAAAATGTTTGGTTCTCTTAATTACACATTTAACTATATGGGTGTTGAATTTATATTTTTTAATAATAACAACTGGGAAAGCGGTTATCCCGATTATAATTGGCTATCAACTACTTCTTCACAGATTAAAGCAGATAAAAAAGTTTTATTCTCTCATATCAATAACTCAAACGATGCGTATAACCGTTTTACTGTAGCAGAAATAAATAGGTTTAATGAGATTGTTCATGAACATTTTTCACTCGTAATACACGGCCACGCCCATGTTAACAGTTCATACGTACTCATAGATGGTATTCCACGATATGAAATAGGAAGCCCTGGATATGGGCACTATATGATCGCCTCCTATGATGGCGATTCATTTGAGGTTGAAAGATGCCGTTTTTAA
- a CDS encoding FHA domain-containing protein, with product MSTLMRRIFLCIIGILAGLTAWPLAEVTLLLQSSFPSYLVFTVFLGMVFGLIIGGLFGSSDGIIMSISSNIFSGMFRGAIIGIIGGINGFLIGQAALFVIGDIFIHSMKSFNTIGLPFSRAIGWAFLGIFIGSIDGFRSRSWNKIKVGIIGGILGGFLGGLALEYIRMIIPNIMFARLGGLMIFGLFIGLFYGFVENRLSFGVLRLLNGKFKGKEYLINQRKMKIGNSDKNDIVLSGYDNISDLHAELRFMKNEVVIKNHDKKNPVLVNEDKINEHQLKLEDVIKIGSAKLLFKFK from the coding sequence ATGTCAACGTTAATGAGAAGGATTTTCCTTTGTATTATTGGGATTCTTGCCGGATTAACTGCCTGGCCCCTTGCTGAGGTGACTCTATTGCTTCAGAGTAGTTTTCCTTCCTATCTTGTTTTTACTGTATTTCTTGGAATGGTCTTTGGATTAATAATTGGAGGATTATTTGGCAGCAGCGATGGAATAATTATGTCAATTAGTTCTAATATCTTTAGTGGAATGTTTCGTGGGGCAATTATAGGTATAATTGGAGGCATTAATGGATTCCTGATTGGCCAGGCTGCGCTCTTTGTAATTGGTGATATATTCATTCACTCCATGAAGAGTTTTAATACTATTGGTCTACCCTTCTCAAGAGCAATTGGTTGGGCATTTTTGGGTATTTTTATTGGAAGCATTGATGGATTCAGATCCCGTTCCTGGAACAAGATTAAGGTCGGGATAATTGGCGGTATTCTAGGTGGCTTTTTGGGTGGGCTTGCCCTTGAATATATCAGAATGATTATTCCGAATATTATGTTTGCCCGTCTTGGCGGTCTTATGATCTTTGGACTATTTATTGGACTCTTTTATGGATTTGTTGAGAATCGTTTATCTTTTGGTGTATTAAGACTATTGAATGGAAAGTTTAAGGGAAAAGAGTATCTTATAAATCAGAGAAAGATGAAAATCGGTAATTCTGACAAAAATGATATCGTTCTTTCTGGTTATGATAATATCTCTGATTTACATGCGGAATTGCGATTCATGAAGAATGAGGTGGTTATAAAAAACCATGATAAAAAGAATCCGGTTTTGGTAAATGAAGATAAGATCAATGAGCATCAATTAAAATTGGAAGACGTTATAAAAATTGGTTCAGCAAAGCTTTTATTTAAATTTAAATAA
- a CDS encoding FHA domain-containing protein: MMSERVEIPNNVTLEVIEGGDTGIVYTIDNKTVTIGRENVCNMRLTDEHVSNKHCQVVFRGGHFTVIDLGSLNKTKVNDRVYVQKNLHNGDILTIGKTKLQFNWQNQEEDEMGDSSKDILDDTEIDSLEE, encoded by the coding sequence ATGATGAGCGAACGGGTTGAAATCCCCAATAATGTTACATTAGAGGTTATTGAAGGAGGAGATACGGGTATTGTATATACAATCGACAATAAAACAGTAACTATTGGACGTGAGAATGTATGTAATATGCGACTTACTGATGAGCATGTTTCAAATAAGCATTGTCAAGTTGTTTTTCGAGGTGGGCATTTTACCGTAATCGATCTAGGTAGTTTAAATAAGACTAAAGTAAATGATCGTGTTTACGTCCAGAAAAATTTGCATAATGGAGATATCCTAACCATTGGGAAAACTAAGTTACAATTTAATTGGCAAAATCAAGAGGAGGATGAAATGGGTGATTCATCAAAGGATATTCTTGATGACACTGAAATAGACTCACTAGAAGAATAA
- a CDS encoding metallophosphoesterase encodes MNNQIHPDELKNRLIEIFNRKHPPECDHFLEVVEIANSVLINEEEEIRPHDSSDLPGGMILLKHYIPTILVPDIHARMDLFLNIMLYEDSGYTNLDKMALDLLQVVCVGDGVHAERRAAKRWADAFKEFQDGYSNHKNIDEEMRESFGVMEMIMEVKSNFPANFHFLKGNHENISNEDGGGNYPFIKFSHEGPMVAYYVQKFYGDEFFENYYLFEKNLPIFAVGKNFLISHAEPRTFFNRERIIEYRNHPEVIEGLTWTDDDAAQDGSVLQMIEYYIDDMDRDDSYYFGGHRPVMNLYNSRADGRYIQIHNPNKFIIGIIKENKDIDLDEDIIEIKNNIDEIIYA; translated from the coding sequence ATGAACAATCAAATACATCCTGATGAGTTAAAGAATAGACTCATTGAGATATTTAATCGAAAGCATCCGCCTGAATGTGATCATTTTCTTGAAGTAGTGGAAATAGCTAACTCTGTTTTAATAAACGAAGAGGAAGAGATTAGACCACATGATTCATCTGATCTCCCTGGAGGCATGATCTTGTTAAAACATTATATTCCTACCATCCTAGTCCCGGATATTCATGCTAGAATGGATTTATTTTTAAACATAATGCTCTATGAGGATTCCGGATATACAAATTTAGACAAAATGGCGTTAGATTTGCTACAGGTTGTATGTGTTGGTGATGGTGTGCATGCTGAAAGAAGAGCTGCTAAGAGATGGGCAGATGCTTTTAAAGAATTCCAAGATGGATATTCAAATCATAAGAATATTGATGAAGAAATGAGAGAGAGTTTTGGAGTGATGGAGATGATCATGGAAGTCAAATCCAATTTTCCAGCGAATTTTCATTTTTTAAAGGGAAACCATGAAAATATTTCTAATGAAGATGGTGGTGGGAATTATCCATTTATTAAGTTTTCTCATGAAGGGCCTATGGTTGCCTATTATGTTCAGAAGTTTTATGGCGATGAGTTTTTTGAAAATTATTATCTCTTTGAAAAGAATTTACCCATCTTTGCAGTCGGTAAAAATTTTCTCATCTCTCATGCAGAACCGCGTACATTTTTTAATAGAGAAAGGATAATAGAATACAGGAATCACCCTGAGGTTATAGAAGGACTAACATGGACCGATGATGATGCTGCGCAAGACGGTAGCGTTCTTCAAATGATTGAATATTATATTGATGATATGGATAGGGATGACAGTTATTATTTTGGTGGACATAGACCTGTTATGAATTTGTATAACTCTAGAGCAGATGGGAGGTATATCCAAATTCACAATCCTAACAAGTTTATTATCGGAATAATAAAAGAGAACAAAGATATAGATTTAGATGAAGACATAATTGAAATTAAGAATAATATTGATGAGATTATTTATGCTTAG
- a CDS encoding serine/threonine-protein kinase has protein sequence MATKVTKVGKYQLTSKIAEGGMGAIYKAKHPTLNRDIILKRLILRQSSSITERFKREAQLMIDFRNDHIVQVYDHFKEGNSYYIAMEFVDGISLSDLIKKKRYIPNEIAMLIIIEICKALKYAHDRNVIHRDIKPENVLISKKGEVKLTDFGIATSKDCEEECLTSAGTTLGTPAYMSPEQITDTKNVDKRADIYSMGVVLYEMVTGKCPFPGNFTPEAITIIQKGDYTSPRKINPRISSVIQKVIKKAMHCKVKKRYRDLQYIIDIFLRRLKKYKDQETINNTIKGYIFGSKEEIEESSGFSISNTLKKSIDSVAVKLSSNYVRILLVIAILIGIIAVGGYCFYSMDMHYEYFKQQEYGALCVDVRIDKKYKDPGANYINASLFIREGKRYKSVKDKDLYFKLDEKANSKKYYSFKSPKVYLKSSMYRIRIDIENELFQKDFYIKPRGIQKKEKETIDAKYIKLYYKKVSRLPLKIHYTVKDINTNLDITDDTELYINFYKKWYKWIDFIELKNYKEILTTDRTYKFNFVREGYYNKYLRIYVKPYQTNLVLDLDLVPVPGTLSVKSNYKGLDILLNNSNYYFSGGKGRKYIKIAQSRKKFQKLLLSPGDYFITVKKSGSVSKTVKTRIVSKESKKAIINYNQDRELININIY, from the coding sequence ATGGCTACAAAAGTAACAAAAGTAGGTAAATATCAATTAACATCCAAGATAGCTGAGGGAGGGATGGGAGCTATATATAAAGCGAAGCATCCTACTTTAAATAGAGATATCATATTAAAGCGACTCATATTAAGGCAAAGTTCATCCATTACTGAGAGATTCAAAAGGGAAGCTCAGCTAATGATTGATTTTCGCAATGATCATATAGTACAGGTTTATGATCACTTTAAGGAGGGCAATTCCTATTATATAGCAATGGAATTCGTAGATGGGATTAGCTTGAGTGATTTAATCAAAAAGAAGAGATACATACCCAACGAGATTGCGATGTTGATTATTATTGAGATATGCAAAGCCCTTAAGTATGCTCATGATAGAAATGTTATACATAGAGATATTAAACCTGAGAATGTCTTAATTTCTAAAAAGGGTGAGGTGAAATTAACAGATTTTGGGATCGCGACATCCAAAGACTGTGAAGAGGAATGTTTAACTTCTGCTGGTACTACATTAGGAACACCGGCATATATGTCACCGGAGCAGATCACTGACACAAAAAATGTGGATAAACGAGCTGATATATACTCAATGGGTGTGGTGCTGTATGAGATGGTAACAGGGAAATGCCCCTTCCCAGGGAACTTTACTCCTGAAGCAATAACTATAATCCAAAAGGGTGATTATACCTCCCCCAGGAAAATCAATCCCAGAATATCCTCTGTGATTCAGAAAGTCATTAAAAAGGCGATGCACTGTAAGGTCAAGAAGAGATACAGGGATTTGCAATATATTATTGATATATTTTTACGGCGACTAAAGAAATATAAAGATCAGGAGACGATCAATAACACGATTAAAGGGTATATCTTTGGTAGCAAAGAGGAGATTGAAGAGAGTTCAGGATTCAGTATAAGTAATACTCTTAAGAAGTCTATCGATAGTGTTGCTGTAAAACTTTCATCAAATTATGTCCGGATTCTGTTGGTTATAGCTATTCTTATAGGTATTATTGCTGTCGGGGGTTATTGTTTTTATAGTATGGATATGCATTATGAATATTTCAAACAACAGGAATATGGGGCATTGTGTGTAGATGTAAGGATAGATAAAAAATATAAGGATCCTGGAGCAAATTATATCAATGCTTCATTATTTATTAGGGAAGGGAAGAGATATAAAAGTGTAAAAGATAAGGATTTGTATTTTAAATTGGATGAGAAAGCTAATAGTAAGAAATATTATTCATTTAAATCCCCAAAAGTATATTTAAAATCGTCAATGTATAGAATCAGGATTGATATTGAAAATGAACTCTTTCAGAAGGATTTTTATATAAAGCCTAGGGGAATACAAAAGAAAGAAAAAGAGACCATAGATGCTAAATATATAAAATTATATTATAAGAAAGTCTCCCGTTTACCCCTGAAAATACATTATACAGTAAAGGATATAAATACTAATTTAGACATTACTGATGACACTGAATTATATATAAATTTTTACAAGAAGTGGTATAAATGGATTGATTTTATTGAGTTGAAGAATTATAAGGAAATCTTAACTACTGACAGAACCTATAAATTTAATTTTGTCAGGGAAGGTTATTACAATAAATACCTACGAATTTATGTAAAACCATATCAAACGAATTTAGTTTTGGATTTAGATCTTGTGCCTGTTCCAGGAACCCTTTCGGTAAAGTCTAATTATAAGGGTTTGGATATATTATTGAATAATTCCAATTATTATTTTTCAGGTGGAAAGGGTAGAAAATATATAAAAATTGCGCAATCAAGAAAGAAATTTCAAAAATTATTGTTATCTCCAGGGGACTACTTTATTACAGTAAAGAAATCGGGGTCTGTTAGCAAGACGGTTAAAACCAGGATTGTATCTAAAGAGTCGAAAAAGGCTATTATTAATTACAATCAAGATAGAGAATTAATTAATATAAATATTTATTAA